A window of Macaca thibetana thibetana isolate TM-01 chromosome 7, ASM2454274v1, whole genome shotgun sequence genomic DNA:
ATCACAATAGCCCAACGCTGGCATCATCTGAGAGGGGCAGGAGGGACATGCACAGGGGAGGTCTAGAGTTCAAACTTGGCCTCAAACCGGCCAGAGTGGTTGGCCAGTGGGTTCAGGGGGCACTGACACAGGGAAGCAGgccttctcctcccttctcctgtcACCCCATGAGGGCTGCCACTGGGCAGGCAGCAGGCAGAGGCTGTCCCTCTAAAGGACAAATGGATGAGACTGAGGGTGGCTACTGAAGGGGCTCAATCAGGTGGGTGCCTGGCACAGTGATCTCTGTTGCTTTTGTCTCCAGCTGGCTCAGCAGGGGCTGTGTGTGGCCAGGTACTGCTGCAGCCATTGCTCATGGGCAGTGGTGTGGGTAAGGCTGTGTCAGGCAGGTCAGCGGGCACTTGGCCTGGGGATCTCTGAAGAGCAGGTGGGTGGAGCATGCTGGTTTCAGGCTCTGCCAAACTGAAGATGACCCTGTGTTCCCTGAGCCATGTGTTGCCCTCAAAGCGCTCAAATGGCAGCCTGAGGAGCCCTGCAGGGACAGGACAAGTCCTGTGCTTTGTGTCACCGCCTTCTAAGGGAGGTGGAGTCTTTAGCAGGACACGTAGACTACTCTCAGAGAAGTCCCTGTGGACCCAAGCTGCATGTTGCCCCTTGAAAGCATTAGGAAGGCATCACCTTTCATGTGAAGGGcagcccagcacagggcctggttgCAGTACCCAGAGACTTAGCTGTCTGGGCAGAGCCAGCTGGCTGGGTGAGTGGAGTCATGAGCGGGAGATGAGAAGGTCAACCTGACTTACCACTTCACCAGGCAAGGCCATCCTGCACTGGGCCTTCTCCCGGACTAGGGGACAACCCGCTCATGGGCTAGAAAGCAGTGAAGAATGGAAGGCAGGAAGTCACAGTGAGGGGAGCACGGAAGGACAATCCAGAAGAcacctaggccaggcacggtggctcatgcctataatcccagcactttggaggcccaggcaggtggatcacttcaggtcaagagtttgagaccagcctggccaacatggtgaaaccttgtctttactaaaaatacaaaattagctgggcgccatggtgcgtgcctgtagtctcagctgctagggaagctgaagcaagacggtctcttgaacctgggagtcggaggttgcagtgagcggagatcatgccactgcactgcagcctgagccaAGAGCTGAGAAATTCTGTCAAgaagaagaatgaggaggaggaggaggagaaggagaagagaagaggaggaagaggaggaagagaaggaagaggaagaagaagaagaagaagaagaagaagaagaagaagaagaagaagaagaagaagaagaagaagaggaggaggaggaggaggaggaggaggaggaggaggaggagagaaggagaagaagaagaagaaggagacaTTTAGAGGATGGAATTGAAAGCTTCCCAAGTACTTCAACAAACCATGGAAAAGAGGAGCTATTAGTGGAGTCCCTAGAGCTCTTTGAGGGTACTAGAgtccaaaaaacaaagaaggtcCCAACATCGCAGAATTTAGAGTGTCAAGGGACAGGGTGAAAGAGAGAAACTGCCTTGCCAGACTGGTTTCTTTTGAagcatttatttagaaaaataacccTTCCCTGCCCGCCTTGCTCTGTGCCATGGGACTTGAGCATCTTGCTTGATACTCTTCTGCATTGGGCCTGCAACCCACAGTGGTGGGGTCCAGCACACGCCCCCCGAAACGCTGCGGCACTGCTGGGAGGCTTTACGCCCTTCCAGTCGTGACAGTTCCCGTGTTCACTCCTTGTCCAGgcctctgtctctgggtctccAGGTCGACAGGTTCCTCTGCGGGATGGGCGCAGCGCTGCCACAGTCTTTGTGCCCCTCCCGAGGCTCTGTTCTCCCCGCATCGGAAGCTCAGGGCTGGAAGCGTGGGGAGCTGACATGAGGCTGGTGGAAGCCGTGGGCGCTGTACACCACCTCGGGGGGCGAGGGCGTGCTGGCGGCTAGCACGGAGCACAGGGGCTCGTGGCTGTTCAGCACCGACGTGAAGTACTTCAGTTCCTCCGTGAGCTGCTTGATCTCCTTGCGCAGAGCCGCGTTCTGTTTCTCCAGGTCTTCGCTCTCCTGTAGGGGTGGGGATCAGCACCGGAGGTTAATGTTGGGGAAGGTGGCAAGGCGGGTGGGGTGCGGAGGGACGCAGGAGGGGCCAGATTAGTTGTTCACTAGCACAGTCATGGAGAAGGGCACCAGAGAATTTTCCTGCACGTGTGACTGTGTGCACaagtgtatatatgtttgtaggTGAGTATGGGCGCATTTACATAAGCACATGGGTGGGTGTGCGTGTGTACACATAGATATGAGGTTGAACCATGTGAAGCTGCTGCTATTTGTCTGTTGTGACCTATAGGAATAGCAATTtcaggccgggggcggtggctcacgcctgtaatcctagcactctgggaggccgaggaggtcgGATTGCCTCAgcttaggagttagagaccagcctcgcaacatggtgaaatcctatctctactaaaacacaaaaacagaaattagctgggtgtggcggtgcacctgtagtcccagctacttgggaggctgaagcaggagaattgcttgaaccagagaggcggaggttgcagtgagccaagatccagccacttcactccagcctaggcaatacagccagactccatctctccCCGCCCCCAAAAAAGCAATTTCACTTGGTTCAACCTGATagaggggtgtgtgagtgtgctCCTCTGCGTGCACGCATGCAAGGGTCTCTGTGAGGGTGTCTGTGCGTGGGAGGTGGCGGGAATATAGCAAGGGAAAGCAACTGGCAGGCCAGAGCCTAAGGAAATGGAAAGTCGTTCGTGAGAACGTCTTACACCAGTTTCACTCTTTTCCACTCTGTTATGCCACGTGTTCTCCAAAAGCTCCCAGTGTCTGCATTTCATCTTACAAATAAAGTCACTGGATACTTGTCTACTGCACCCAGATTCTAGAATGCTCAGGGTCTTTATAAATACTAAAtggggctaggtgtggtggctcacgcctgtaatcctagcattttgggaggcgggggcagggggatcacctgaaattaggagttcgagaccagcctggccaacatggtgaaaccctgtctctaaaaatacaaaaaaaaaaaaaaaaaaaaaaaaaaaaaaaaatcagccaggcgtggtggcgcacgcctgtaatcccagctacccaggagactgaggcaagagaattgctggaacccaggaggcagaggctgcagtgagccgagatcatgccactgcactccagtctaggtgacagagcaagactccatctcaaaaataaaaataaaaataaaataaataaataccaaatggTCAAAGTCTGCCACAAAGTTCTGTTCCACCCTGTCCAGCCTACCAGAGAGCAGCCCGACAGTACTCTGGGGGTGTCCCAAGCCTGTGAGCTTCTCTCTTTTCCCGGACACTCTTTTCCCTGTTGCTTGGGGGAACCATCAAATACATGCTAATCAGAAAAATGCCTGTTAAGAAGTGCTGATTTCTGATCACATCATTAATTAATCAACAATTGCAATCTGGTAATTAGCATTTACTGAAAAGGAATCCCATCTTCAGAAAGCCCAGGAGATTGCAATTCCgttataattttaagatttatattaTTCGACTCAACCAAACAGACTTTCTCTGCTAAGTATTGGTAACCACAGAGGAAAGGCAAATGTCATTGGAGatgcaaataaaaaaacatttcagTTCAAAAGGCAACCTGATATTTGGAGACCAGGTCTTACCTTTCTGGATCTATTTGGGTTAGGTCAGTATTTCCCTTGCCATATCATGAGAATTAATTTGAAGGCTTGTTAAGAATAGAATTTCAGGCCCAACCTAAAATCTAGGAATGTGAATCAGTGGTTTTGGGATTCAGGAAGTGAAGTCTgcagatctgatttttttttttttttttttttttttttttgtgtgtgtgagacagagtctcactctgtcatccaggttggagtgcagtagtgcgatcttggctcactgcaacctctgcctcccaggttcaagcaattctcctgcctcagtctcccgagttgctgggattgcaggcgggggccaccatgcctggctagtttttgtatatttagtatagacgaggtttcaccatgtgggctaggctggtctggaactcctgacctcaggggatctgcccaccttggccttccaaagtgctgggattacaggcgtgagccaccatgcctggccacagatctgaataaaaaaaaataataattttattttttaaatcctagcCACTAGACTACTAGGGAGGGAAATTTGGATTTTTAAGTAGTGCCACAGGTCATTCTAATGATCAGGCAAGTTGGAGAGCACtagttaaatgttattttaaatttcttttaattattcaaGCACTTATTAAATGCCTATTTGTTAATGCCTGGCTcgatgcctgacacataatatgAACTCAGATGTTTGTTGACTGACAGACTTATGACATCATCTGCTGGCACGAAGAAGGTAACTCAAAAATAGGGTGGGTGGTGAGCAGATGTAAGATAACTTGACATTTAAAATTTGCcctaaataggctgggtgcagtggctcacaccta
This region includes:
- the BATF gene encoding basic leucine zipper transcriptional factor ATF-like codes for the protein MPHSSDSSDSSFSRSPPPGKQDSSDDVRRVQRREKNRIAAQKSRQRQTQKADTLHLESEDLEKQNAALRKEIKQLTEELKYFTSVLNSHEPLCSVLAASTPSPPEVVYSAHGFHQPHVSSPRFQP